The DNA sequence atcataCATTCCACAAAACATTTTCTAAAaggtgtcaaaattttaaaaagtccTTTCTGTAACTACACTGTAAAGGGAAGgtgcataaataaatattgaggGTGCAAAACGCGACTTTAAATTGGAAGCAATAAAAGCCCAATTATAAAATCCCATGAAGGGGGGCTTCTCCATGCACCTCCAACAATATCTCCTGTACCCCCAAAACCTACTTTATTTCCAACGTTGTCcctggttaaaaaaaaaaattactgcgTCTTTTATCAATTTCACTGCATTGCACCCCCAACCCCTGCACCCCTCATACCCCTCAGcactgcacccccaaaaccCCTCCACCCGCACCCCAATAAAAAGCAGATTCCCTCTCTGCACTCTGCACGCACTCACTGCACCACCCTTGGAATCTTTGACCTAGCCTCCCCACAAATCATTCTTCTCCCCCACTGCACCGCACTCATTctccctcttcttcctcttctcccTGTTCTCCCACAAACCATTCTCCCCACGCCATCCGTTTCTCCTTTTGTCCTCGACACACCATTCTTCTCCCCACCTCCACACACCATTCTTCTCCGCACTCTTCTCCCCACCGTCGGCAACCACTTTTATCCTTTTCCGCGGCTTCTCAATTTTTGCAGGTAAGGAATACTGGTTTTTTAATATTAGACAGTTAAGcatgtgtatatttttattttaattgattttatatgtAGGTTTTTGTTAAACCTGGAAAGGTGGGTTGTGTTGATGAGTGGTGTGCGTTTGAGAGGAAGGGTTgtggtgtttttattttttttaaggaaacggattgtgaaatccgtttcccgtataattttttttttttagaaaacggattgtggaatccgtttccttttttttttttttctgaaacggattgtgtaatccgtttctgtaatttttattttttttgaaacggattgtgtaatccgtttctgaattttttttttttgaaacggattgtgtaatccgtttctttattttaattttttttttgaaacggattgtgtaatccgtttctgtaattttttttttgaaacggattgtgtaatccgtttctttattttaattatttttttttgaaacggattgtgtaatccgtttctgtatttttttttcaaacggattgtgtaatccgtttgacgtttaaatttttttttcacaacggAATGTGGGATCCGTTtcccctttttatttattatttattatgtattaatttgtcttttatttaattatagataTGGTTAGGACACGAGGAAATATATCTAGACGTGGTTCAAATGATGCACCCGAGAGTTCCAGACAGGGTGCTGCACGAAAGAGACCGACAGCATCGGCTCGTAGAAGGGGTCAGCATGAGGCTAATGTCGTTGAGGATGACATTGTTGAGAATGAGGTTCCTGACGTTCATCGGGAGGACGAACAGGTCATTGATAACGATGGTGGAGGATTTCCTGGTGGGCCGTATGATACATCTTTATTGACGCAGTACCAGGATCATGTTGCACGCATGATATGGGATGGTCAGGTCAGTAAGAAGTTTTTATATaggtttaattttgttgttgttaagtatttttattgttgtttgtttCTTCTGGTAGGATCGAGCTGTGAAAGTGGTCTcccatattaaaaaagttaagaaattagGACGTCCTCACCCTGCGGTTGCACCTTTTGTGTTAGCTTCTGGATTATCGCCTTTGTgcgatattttatatgaatatatcgATCTTGGGTTAGTATTGGGTTTCGTGGAGAGATGGCATCCCGAGACTAATACTTTTCATTTACCCATTGGGGAGATGACCATCACTTTGGATGACGTATGGTCACTTCTCCATCTTTCCATCAATGGAAACTTTTGCTCCACTGAAAATCTGGAATATGAAGATTCTGTTCAGATTTTGACGACACTTCTTGGTGTTGACTGGGCCATGGCATGTGTGGAGCTGAATCAAAGTCAGGGTGCACAGGTCCGACTGAGCTGGTTGAGAGACTTGTATCACAGCTGTTGTGAAAACGAGCTATGGGAGTTTGCTGCACATGCATATCTTTTGCACCTTGTAGGGTGCACGATATTTGCTAACAAAAGCGCCACCTATGTTCGTACACATTATCTCGAGCTATTTAGAGATCTCTCCACATGTCGTACATATGGTTGGGGAGTTGCTGCTCTTGTCCACTTATATGAGCAGCTAGGAGATGCCAGCTTTGCAAATACAAAGCAATTAGCTGGATATCTACCTCTTCTGCAGGTAcccatttatataacattttattctttatttcacttgtttttagttttatatgacaatggttaaatgaaatattatttgatacagGCTTGGATTTACGAGCACTTCCCTACATTGGGAAGGAAGCAAGTACGGGATACATATGTGGAGACCGAACCCCGTGCTCTACGTTATGTCACTGGACGCGCCATTTCCGCTATAGCTGATGTTAGAGTCCAGTTGTATGGCTTGACATATGATGGGATGATTTGGAACCCATATGTAGCACACAGAGCTGCACGACAACTGGTAACACATAGCATGTTTTCTGGCTTCCTGAGGGTTGGGACCGTCGTACAACGTCATTTGCCGGAGCGTGTGTTGCGACAATTTGGCTTCATCCAGCCTATTCCACGACCGCCTAGTTCGGTTCCCATGATGGACTTTGAGGCTATTGATGATCGGTGGAAAAAGCACGAGCAGTTTGTTGTACATCAAGTGGTCCAAGCACCAGCTCCCTTTTCATGTTCGGATGGATATTTGCAGTGGTTTAGGAGAGTCTCCCATCCATACATTTTACGTGGAGCTGAGGCAGACCGACCTAGCCTTGTGTTTGTGCCCCGACTTCGTCAGAATTTGCCAGATGACATAACAGTTCAGAGGACGTCACCGTCATCATCTTCCAGTGGTTTATTGGTATGTCACACATTTAGTTGTtcatattattagtaactattaatatttgacattaactTGTTATTAAATCGCTTACCACATCAGATTCATCAAGACATCTACTAAAATGGATGTAGTGATCACGTTCCAACATCAACATTAACTGTTGTAACTCAGTTCTTGAACCTCTTATTGAACGTTTGTACCTATATCTCGCATTATACACTTGCTTCAGAGTTGTAACATTacaatcatctttttctttcaaagtgAGAAGTATATTTGCAAGTTTGACTTGACTTTTGGTCATATCAACAAACAACGACTGTTCAGTAGACTTCAACCTACCCGCATAGGGGTGACCAACTAGAGTAGAAGAGACATCGTGATTATGGTAACCACATTTTACGTTCAACACCCATCCCTCCCCTTGAGAGATGGGTCTCCCTCTCAATCTAAAGggacaatcacattttcttgtcCCAGATAAACTGGGTTCTGCATCACActtgtattttctatattttccacctctttcacaacctaataatacatgggtctttcttcctggtTGTCCATTGTATTTATCCGATCTTAGAATAATAACGACAAACCCAAGATTATAAGCAACCCCTCTAACCcatttaattaaatcttcacGTGTTGAGAAAATATCATCGGTTGTAAAATGAGATGTATAATCTTGTTCGCAGATATCatgaacaaaatcagaaaactcTGACATGAGACTACAATTTTGTTGAGAATCcgcttgagaatccaagaaactcaaataactaaaatgatgCTCTTCCATAatgaactataataaaaaaagaaattttaataagtaaataacTCATCTAAATGCATAAAGAATGCAACATGTATCACAGAAAACGAGTGAATGCAACACgtatcaaaaattgaaaactaattgCATGTTCatattcaaaaattgaaaactaattgCATGTTCATATTCATTGCATAATTTAAGTTAGAAAATTCACCAATCACACAGACTCACATTAAAAATTCACCAATAACACAATATACACACCAACACACAAAATCAAATTATGAAACGGAATAGCTATTCCGTTTCACATCTTTAACACACGGATTATGTAATCcgtttagaaaaacaaaattttggtttctatt is a window from the Vigna unguiculata cultivar IT97K-499-35 chromosome 7, ASM411807v1, whole genome shotgun sequence genome containing:
- the LOC114191288 gene encoding protein MAIN-LIKE 1-like, encoding MVRTRGNISRRGSNDAPESSRQGAARKRPTASARRRGQHEANVVEDDIVENEVPDVHREDEQVIDNDGGGFPGGPYDTSLLTQYQDHVARMIWDGQDRAVKVVSHIKKVKKLGRPHPAVAPFVLASGLSPLCDILYEYIDLGLVLGFVERWHPETNTFHLPIGEMTITLDDVWSLLHLSINGNFCSTENLEYEDSVQILTTLLGVDWAMACVELNQSQGAQVRLSWLRDLYHSCCENELWEFAAHAYLLHLVGCTIFANKSATYVRTHYLELFRDLSTCRTYGWGVAALVHLYEQLGDASFANTKQLAGYLPLLQAWIYEHFPTLGRKQVRDTYVETEPRALRYVTGRAISAIADVRVQLYGLTYDGMIWNPYVAHRAARQLVTHSMFSGFLRVGTVVQRHLPERVLRQFGFIQPIPRPPSSVPMMDFEAIDDRWKKHEQFVVHQVVQAPAPFSCSDGYLQWFRRVSHPYILRGAEADRPSLVFVPRLRQNLPDDITVQRTSPSSSSSGLLRERNSDDQAERAEEEEREKDAVNRGVVFCCVSGREKKD